From the genome of Scytonema hofmannii PCC 7110, one region includes:
- a CDS encoding ribulose bisphosphate carboxylase small subunit yields the protein MQTLPKERRYETLSYLPPLTDAQISRQVQYILDQGFIPAIEFNETSEPTVYYWTLWKLPLFSARSTQEVLSEVQSCRSQYGNCFIRVVGFDNIKQCQVLSFIVHKPNQSRY from the coding sequence ATGCAAACTTTACCAAAAGAGCGTCGTTACGAAACCCTTTCTTATCTGCCTCCCCTCACTGATGCTCAAATTAGCAGACAGGTTCAGTACATTCTCGACCAGGGTTTCATACCCGCGATCGAGTTTAATGAAACATCTGAGCCAACTGTATATTACTGGACACTGTGGAAACTGCCTTTGTTCAGCGCTAGAAGCACTCAAGAAGTTCTGAGTGAAGTGCAGTCTTGCCGTTCTCAGTATGGCAATTGCTTTATCCGTGTTGTTGGTTTTGATAATATCAAGCAGTGCCAAGTTCTCAGCTTTATCGTTCACAAACCCAATCAGAGCAGATACTAA
- a CDS encoding form I ribulose bisphosphate carboxylase large subunit: MSYAQTKTQSKSGYQAGVKDYRLTYYTPDYTPKDTDILAAFRVTPQPGVPFEEAGAAVAAESSTGTWTTVWTDLLTDLDRYKGRCYDIEPVRGEDNQFIAYIAYPLDLFEEGSVTNMFTSIVGNVFGFKALKALRLEDLRIPVAYLKTFQGPPHGIQVERDKLNKYGRPLLGCTIKPKLGLSAKNYGRAVYECLRGGLDFTKDDENINSAPFQRWRDRFLFVADAINKSQAETGEIKGHYLNVTAPTCEEMLKRAEFAKELKMPIIMHDYLTAGFTANTTLARWCRDNGLLLHIHRAMHAVIDRQKNHGIHFRVLAKALRMSGGDHIHTGTVVGKLEGDRAITMGFVDLLRENYVEQDKSRGIYFTQDWASMPGVMAVASGGIHVWHMPALVEIFGDDSVLQFGGGTLGHPWGNAPGATANRVALEACVQARNEGRNLAREGNDVIREAAKWSPELAVACELWKEIKFEFEAVDTV, from the coding sequence ATGTCTTACGCTCAAACGAAGACTCAGTCGAAATCAGGCTATCAAGCTGGGGTAAAAGATTACAGATTAACATATTATACCCCCGATTACACTCCTAAAGATACAGACATTTTAGCGGCATTCCGTGTTACACCCCAGCCTGGAGTTCCATTTGAAGAGGCAGGCGCTGCTGTGGCTGCTGAGTCTTCTACTGGTACCTGGACAACTGTATGGACAGATTTGTTAACCGACCTGGATCGTTACAAAGGTCGTTGTTACGATATTGAACCAGTTCGCGGTGAAGACAATCAATTTATTGCCTACATTGCTTATCCTCTAGACTTGTTTGAAGAAGGTTCTGTAACCAATATGTTTACCTCGATTGTAGGTAACGTATTCGGTTTCAAAGCTCTTAAAGCACTTCGTCTAGAAGATTTACGGATTCCAGTTGCTTACCTGAAGACATTCCAAGGACCTCCTCACGGTATCCAAGTAGAACGCGACAAACTGAACAAGTACGGTCGTCCTCTGTTGGGTTGTACCATTAAACCCAAATTGGGTCTGTCAGCTAAGAACTACGGACGCGCTGTATACGAGTGCTTGCGTGGTGGTCTGGACTTCACAAAAGACGACGAAAATATCAACTCCGCACCATTCCAACGTTGGCGCGATCGCTTCTTGTTCGTAGCTGATGCTATCAACAAATCACAAGCAGAAACAGGCGAAATCAAAGGTCACTACCTAAACGTGACGGCTCCAACCTGCGAAGAAATGCTGAAGCGTGCTGAGTTCGCTAAAGAACTCAAGATGCCCATCATCATGCACGACTACCTCACAGCAGGTTTCACCGCTAACACCACATTGGCTCGTTGGTGTCGTGACAACGGTTTGTTGCTTCACATTCACCGCGCTATGCACGCGGTTATCGACCGTCAAAAAAACCACGGTATCCACTTCCGTGTTTTGGCTAAAGCTTTGCGTATGTCTGGTGGCGACCACATTCACACCGGAACCGTAGTAGGTAAGCTGGAAGGCGATCGCGCAATCACAATGGGCTTTGTTGACTTGTTGCGTGAAAACTATGTCGAGCAAGACAAGTCTCGCGGTATCTACTTCACCCAAGACTGGGCTTCCATGCCTGGAGTCATGGCAGTTGCTTCTGGTGGTATCCACGTATGGCACATGCCAGCACTGGTAGAAATTTTTGGTGATGACTCCGTACTGCAGTTCGGTGGTGGAACCCTCGGTCACCCATGGGGTAACGCACCAGGTGCTACCGCTAACCGCGTGGCTCTCGAAGCATGTGTCCAAGCTCGTAACGAAGGTCGCAACTTGGCTCGCGAAGGTAACGATGTTATCCGCGAAGCTGCTAAGTGGTCTCCTGAATTGGCAGTTGCTTGCGAGCTATGGAAGGAAATCAAGTTCGAGTTTGAAGCAGTTGATACCGTCTGA
- a CDS encoding GNAT family N-acetyltransferase produces the protein MHIPQLETQRLLLRGFLEEDLDAYAEMCGDPEVMRYIGTGKPLSRWESWRSMATMLGHWQLRQYGMWAVEERQNGEMIGRIGCWKPEGWPGFEIGWTLRRQYWGRGFATEGATAAIDYAFNVLQQSRVISLIRPQNTASIRVAQKLGEKLEGTTEIFGSEAVIYSIGRENW, from the coding sequence ATGCATATTCCTCAACTTGAAACCCAACGTCTTCTCTTGCGGGGATTTCTTGAAGAAGATCTTGATGCTTATGCCGAGATGTGCGGTGACCCAGAAGTTATGCGCTACATCGGTACTGGAAAACCTTTGTCTCGATGGGAGTCATGGCGCAGTATGGCAACAATGCTCGGTCACTGGCAACTCCGTCAGTATGGAATGTGGGCTGTTGAAGAACGCCAAAATGGTGAAATGATTGGTCGGATTGGTTGCTGGAAACCAGAGGGTTGGCCCGGATTCGAGATAGGCTGGACATTGCGAAGACAGTACTGGGGACGTGGTTTTGCGACAGAAGGTGCAACGGCAGCAATAGATTATGCTTTCAACGTACTACAGCAATCTCGTGTCATAAGTTTGATTCGTCCGCAGAACACAGCCTCTATAAGGGTTGCCCAAAAGTTAGGAGAAAAATTAGAAGGTACAACAGAAATCTTTGGAAGTGAAGCAGTCATTTACAGTATTGGTCGAGAAAATTGGTAA
- a CDS encoding IS1634 family transposase: MFPISDAKIKNIDHLGIVAGLIDEIGIVEIINSKLGIDTREKISAGILVKAILINGLGFVSRPLYLFSQFFEDKGIEILLGSEVKKDYMNDDKLGRVMDKLYKYGLNNLFIEIGLSVIKKFQINTKYSHLDATSFHLHGEYKSGENQEKEEVSRERPIIVTKGYSRDHRPDLKQCILDLITSSDGDIPLLMRAGDGNEADKAVFGKILVEFKKQIDFESIMVCDSALYSQENLQLIEHLKWISRVPMTIKKAQGLVKFVEIEEISPEERDKRAALNLEGYKWKEEIVNYGGIKQIWLIVESQNRKISDLEKLEKKLKKEKEKVEKQLKAFKKEDFETPEQARYRLKAINKKLKLFEIKDVQIFESQSKENQTIYKISGVIHEKIEEIEIQRKEAGRFILATNLVDENKLEPEEILRNYKNQQSCERGFRFLKDPLFFVDSFFVENPERIETMLFLMSLCLLVYNLGQRQLRNSLKRVKMGIKNQLGKLTFSPTLRWVFQCFQGIHILILNGVSQIVNLTEERHFILNNLPSSCQKYYLLS, translated from the coding sequence ATGTTCCCAATCTCAGATGCGAAAATTAAGAATATCGACCACTTAGGAATAGTAGCTGGGCTGATTGACGAAATAGGAATAGTTGAAATAATAAATTCTAAATTAGGAATAGACACCCGAGAGAAGATTTCAGCGGGAATATTGGTGAAAGCAATTTTAATCAATGGATTAGGATTTGTATCAAGACCTTTATATTTATTTAGCCAGTTTTTTGAAGATAAAGGAATCGAAATATTATTGGGTTCAGAGGTAAAAAAAGATTATATGAATGACGATAAACTGGGAAGAGTCATGGATAAATTATATAAATATGGATTGAATAATCTGTTTATAGAAATTGGATTATCAGTGATTAAAAAATTTCAGATAAATACAAAATATTCACATCTGGATGCGACATCATTTCATCTACATGGAGAATATAAAAGTGGAGAAAATCAGGAAAAAGAAGAAGTAAGCAGAGAAAGACCAATAATTGTAACCAAAGGATATTCTCGTGACCATAGACCAGATTTGAAACAATGTATTTTAGATTTAATTACGAGTAGTGATGGAGATATACCATTATTAATGAGAGCGGGAGATGGTAATGAAGCGGATAAAGCCGTATTTGGAAAAATTTTAGTAGAGTTTAAAAAGCAAATAGATTTTGAAAGTATTATGGTCTGCGATAGCGCATTATATAGTCAAGAAAATCTCCAATTAATTGAACATCTAAAATGGATAAGTAGAGTACCGATGACAATTAAAAAAGCACAGGGATTAGTGAAGTTTGTAGAAATAGAAGAGATAAGTCCAGAAGAAAGAGATAAAAGAGCAGCCCTAAACTTAGAAGGATATAAATGGAAAGAAGAAATAGTAAATTATGGTGGAATTAAACAAATATGGCTAATAGTAGAAAGTCAAAACAGAAAAATTAGTGATTTAGAAAAGCTAGAGAAAAAGCTAAAAAAAGAAAAAGAAAAAGTTGAAAAGCAGTTGAAAGCATTCAAAAAAGAAGATTTTGAAACACCGGAGCAAGCCAGATACAGACTAAAAGCCATTAATAAGAAATTGAAACTATTTGAAATTAAAGATGTTCAAATTTTTGAAAGTCAATCAAAAGAGAATCAGACTATTTATAAAATATCAGGAGTCATTCATGAAAAAATAGAAGAGATAGAAATCCAAAGAAAAGAAGCAGGAAGGTTTATTTTAGCAACTAATTTAGTAGACGAGAATAAGTTAGAGCCAGAAGAAATTCTGAGAAATTATAAAAATCAACAATCATGTGAACGAGGATTTAGATTTCTGAAAGACCCATTATTTTTTGTTGATAGTTTTTTTGTAGAAAATCCTGAAAGAATAGAGACGATGTTATTTTTAATGTCTCTGTGTTTATTAGTTTATAATCTCGGTCAAAGGCAACTAAGAAACAGCTTAAAAAGAGTCAAGATGGGAATCAAAAATCAATTAGGAAAATTAACTTTTAGTCCTACATTAAGGTGGGTATTTCAATGTTTTCAAGGAATTCATATTTTAATTTTAAACGGTGTTAGTCAAATAGTTAATTTAACAGAAGAGCGTCATTTTATTTTGAATAATCTGCCATCATCTTGTCAAAAATATTATTTGCTTTCTTAA
- a CDS encoding protein kinase domain-containing protein: MICCLNSSCHNPPCSDGTQFCPKCGTPLIVLRNRYRPIQSLGGGGFGKTYLALDTDKLNEKCVIKQFAPQAQGTGAIQKATELFEQEAMRLQQLGEHPQIPTLFAYFEEDKRLYLVQQFIDGENLLDELKQEGTYGEQKLRELLSNILNILAVVHEYKVIHRDIKPQNILRRKSPSLIRGSQGDIFLIDFGASKQLTETVMTQPGTTIGSFGYAPLEQMQDGEAYPASDLFSLGATCFHLLTGIAPWELWKQQGFGWVTSWRQYLRQPISQELAHILEILLQPNHQQRYQSAEAVLQDLNLDYQISISEVPPPTATYYSQPSPIPTEPSPPTATYHSQPSPVPIEVPPTEASDKPGTACAKSDSRVRLALRDKLSTACAKGDRIPLAMHKLDKDKRLEPSLPSVVDKFTQKNKFPQPLIVSSAIILMGFGGYGMWQMTTHLPNTTLAYEKLSLVNSLIGHNEWVGSVAISPNGQTLVSGSGDSTIKIWNLRTGGIKTSLNGHRDGVSSVAIAPDGKTLVSGSKDGTIKIWDLQTPGLKSTLAGHKDSVNFVAIAPDGKTLASASADKTIKMWDLQTGNLENTLGEHDKSVWRVAFSPDGQTLASGSYDNTINIWNLKPPSLKTTFTGHTNLIYSLVFSPDGKTLVSGSADKSIKMWDLQTGKLQNTLNWHKYGVTSVAISPNGKTLFSGSFDNTIKIWDLKTGEVENTLKGHEDLILTLAISSDGKTLVSGSTDKTIKIWRLP; the protein is encoded by the coding sequence ATGATATGTTGCCTTAATTCCTCGTGTCACAATCCACCTTGTTCTGACGGTACGCAATTTTGCCCCAAGTGCGGAACTCCTTTAATAGTGTTGAGAAATCGCTATCGCCCAATTCAGTCATTGGGTGGCGGCGGCTTTGGTAAAACTTACTTGGCGCTTGATACTGATAAACTCAACGAAAAATGTGTTATCAAGCAATTTGCGCCTCAAGCACAGGGAACGGGTGCTATTCAGAAGGCAACAGAACTGTTTGAACAAGAAGCAATGCGACTGCAACAATTGGGAGAACATCCACAAATTCCTACGTTGTTTGCATATTTTGAAGAAGATAAGCGCTTGTATCTGGTGCAGCAATTTATTGATGGTGAGAATTTATTGGATGAGTTGAAACAGGAAGGAACATATGGCGAACAAAAATTGCGAGAATTATTATCTAATATTCTCAATATTCTTGCTGTAGTCCATGAATATAAAGTTATTCACAGAGATATCAAACCTCAGAATATTTTGCGACGCAAATCTCCCTCGCTGATTAGAGGAAGTCAAGGGGATATATTCCTGATTGATTTTGGTGCTTCCAAACAGTTAACTGAGACAGTGATGACTCAACCAGGAACAACGATTGGTTCCTTCGGTTATGCTCCACTCGAACAAATGCAGGATGGGGAAGCATATCCAGCAAGCGATTTATTTAGTTTAGGAGCAACATGCTTTCACTTACTGACGGGGATAGCGCCTTGGGAATTGTGGAAGCAACAGGGTTTTGGGTGGGTTACAAGTTGGCGACAATACTTGCGTCAACCTATAAGCCAGGAATTAGCGCATATTTTAGAGATTCTGTTGCAACCAAACCATCAGCAACGCTATCAGTCAGCAGAGGCGGTTTTGCAAGATTTAAATTTGGATTATCAAATCTCTATTTCTGAAGTCCCACCACCTACAGCAACTTATTACTCTCAACCTTCACCTATACCAACTGAACCTTCTCCTCCAACGGCAACTTATCATTCTCAACCTTCACCTGTACCAATTGAAGTCCCACCAACAGAAGCAAGCGATAAGCCGGGTACGGCTTGCGCCAAGAGCGATAGCCGGGTACGGCTTGCGCTTCGCGATAAGCTGAGTACAGCTTGCGCCAAAGGCGATCGCATCCCGCTTGCTATGCATAAATTAGACAAGGATAAACGCTTAGAACCTTCGCTACCTTCAGTTGTCGATAAATTCACACAGAAAAATAAATTCCCGCAACCCTTAATAGTGAGTAGTGCAATTATATTGATGGGTTTTGGGGGATATGGAATGTGGCAAATGACAACCCATCTTCCAAACACTACTCTTGCCTATGAAAAACTGTCCCTTGTCAATAGTCTCATTGGGCATAATGAATGGGTAGGTTCCGTTGCTATTAGTCCAAATGGGCAAACTTTGGTGAGTGGAAGTGGAGACAGCACTATCAAAATTTGGAATTTGCGAACGGGTGGGATAAAAACTTCTTTAAATGGTCATCGTGACGGAGTTTCCTCTGTGGCGATCGCACCAGATGGCAAAACTTTAGTCAGTGGAAGTAAAGACGGTACTATCAAAATTTGGGATTTGCAAACACCGGGGTTGAAAAGCACGCTCGCGGGGCATAAGGACAGTGTAAATTTTGTGGCGATCGCACCAGATGGAAAGACTTTAGCTAGTGCAAGTGCAGATAAAACTATCAAAATGTGGGATTTACAAACAGGAAATTTAGAAAATACTCTAGGCGAGCACGATAAATCCGTGTGGCGGGTTGCCTTTAGTCCAGACGGGCAAACTTTGGCGAGTGGAAGTTACGACAACACTATTAATATTTGGAATTTAAAACCCCCATCGTTAAAAACAACCTTTACTGGGCATACTAATTTGATTTATTCCCTTGTATTCAGTCCAGATGGAAAAACTTTGGTGAGTGGAAGTGCAGATAAAAGTATTAAAATGTGGGATTTGCAAACAGGTAAGTTACAGAATACTCTGAATTGGCACAAATATGGCGTGACATCCGTAGCAATTAGCCCGAATGGTAAGACGCTCTTTAGCGGTAGTTTTGACAATACAATTAAAATATGGGATTTAAAAACAGGCGAAGTTGAAAATACACTTAAAGGTCATGAAGATTTAATTCTGACTTTAGCTATTAGCTCAGATGGTAAAACTTTAGTCAGTGGAAGTACAGATAAAACTATTAAAATTTGGCGTTTGCCATAA
- a CDS encoding ligand-binding sensor domain-containing protein, whose protein sequence is MVFLCKRTRLFISSILLGFVALPNVTHVAMAIPATARKIDSQNLLAQKILKVDPSELTPAYPPSAPPPRQDPLPDERQLQERLQDTDYRINALQQDVTGNLWVGSWRGLSRIDPNTGKILTRVNLPNVTIGAIAQDKVGRLWVGTYEGLQRVDIRSGEITAQNLFLPSKRVLSLLVDKRGYLWTGTDTGLALVSPDQGLIMTTLKNLPGVSGNAMTLDAEGQLWVGTLDGVVRVNTTNAYIMKRINNLPGTTVQALAISPEGLIWAGMPNNLLVINPKTGMVLRSVARLRGRNVTAVRFSKDGSVWVGTNNGLLRLNPYTGGLLDEIPGLPSSRVLSIAPDIGNKLWIGTSEGLAWLMPKMQKAQPHLAFTRAVK, encoded by the coding sequence GTGGTGTTTCTTTGCAAGCGTACTCGTTTATTCATTAGTTCTATCCTTTTAGGGTTTGTAGCTTTGCCAAATGTGACTCATGTAGCTATGGCAATTCCAGCAACTGCCCGTAAAATCGATAGTCAAAATCTTTTAGCTCAAAAAATTCTAAAGGTAGATCCATCGGAATTAACTCCAGCCTACCCACCTTCTGCACCACCACCCCGACAAGATCCATTACCTGATGAACGGCAACTGCAAGAACGTTTGCAAGATACCGATTATCGTATCAACGCTTTACAACAAGATGTCACAGGTAACCTCTGGGTAGGTTCTTGGCGGGGATTGTCACGCATTGACCCGAACACTGGTAAGATTTTAACTCGGGTGAATTTACCAAACGTAACAATTGGTGCGATCGCTCAAGATAAAGTAGGGCGTTTGTGGGTAGGAACCTATGAGGGTTTGCAGCGAGTTGACATTCGCAGTGGTGAAATCACGGCACAGAATTTATTTTTGCCTTCTAAGCGGGTGTTATCTTTATTAGTTGATAAGCGTGGCTACTTGTGGACTGGAACAGATACTGGCTTAGCCCTAGTTAGCCCCGACCAAGGTTTAATCATGACCACCTTAAAGAACCTACCTGGCGTCAGTGGTAATGCTATGACTTTAGATGCCGAAGGTCAACTTTGGGTTGGTACGCTTGATGGTGTGGTACGGGTTAATACTACTAATGCTTATATCATGAAGCGGATTAATAATTTACCAGGCACAACCGTACAAGCTTTAGCTATTAGCCCGGAAGGATTAATTTGGGCTGGTATGCCAAACAATTTGTTAGTTATTAATCCAAAAACTGGTATGGTGTTGAGGTCGGTAGCTCGCCTGCGCGGACGTAACGTGACTGCTGTGCGTTTTTCTAAAGATGGAAGTGTTTGGGTTGGCACTAATAATGGTTTGCTACGATTAAATCCATACACTGGAGGATTGTTAGACGAAATTCCTGGTCTTCCCTCTAGCCGTGTTCTCAGTATTGCTCCTGATATCGGCAATAAATTATGGATTGGTACTAGTGAAGGTTTAGCTTGGTTAATGCCGAAAATGCAAAAAGCACAACCTCATCTTGCTTTTACTCGCGCTGTTAAGTAG
- a CDS encoding DUF6887 family protein, producing MKPNFHEMSRSELKAYVLAHRDDDEAIRVLFSRRNPSDSQAKWYPPLCTPEGVPIEENLRIAEEAMRKRAELDYEKRRQREIQEEQQLKARLRQEIETELEEKIRQEIEKEIEEKIRRKIEQGH from the coding sequence ATGAAACCGAATTTTCATGAAATGAGTAGATCTGAACTCAAAGCTTATGTGCTTGCACATAGAGATGACGATGAGGCAATCCGTGTCTTATTTAGTCGCCGCAATCCCTCTGACTCACAAGCAAAGTGGTATCCCCCGCTATGTACTCCAGAAGGTGTCCCCATAGAAGAAAATCTTCGTATAGCTGAAGAAGCCATGAGGAAGAGAGCAGAATTAGACTATGAAAAACGAAGACAAAGAGAGATACAAGAAGAGCAACAATTGAAGGCACGGCTTCGCCAGGAAATTGAGACGGAACTAGAAGAAAAAATTCGGCAGGAAATTGAGAAAGAAATAGAAGAAAAGATTCGTCGAAAAATAGAGCAAGGTCATTAA
- a CDS encoding Txe/YoeB family addiction module toxin yields MKNITFAPEAFEQFNDWAAQDKKIHRKIIALINDILRQPFTGLGKPEPLKHELSGYWSRRITNEHRLVCKVTETKIIILSCRFHYDD; encoded by the coding sequence ATGAAGAATATAACGTTCGCTCCTGAGGCATTTGAACAATTCAACGACTGGGCGGCACAAGATAAAAAAATTCATCGCAAGATCATCGCTCTGATTAACGATATTCTTCGTCAACCATTTACTGGACTTGGCAAACCTGAACCTCTAAAGCATGAACTGAGCGGGTACTGGTCGCGACGGATTACGAATGAGCATCGTTTAGTGTGTAAAGTGACTGAAACTAAAATCATCATTTTGAGTTGTCGATTTCACTATGACGACTGA
- the rcbX gene encoding RuBisCO chaperone RbcX produces MNIKQIAKDTAKTLQSYLTYQALRTVLAQLSETNPPLALWLQRFSADKIQDGEAYLRELFQEKPDLALRIMTVREHIGEEITEFLPEMVRTGIQQANMEHRRQHLERITQMSDSTPSPEPEQENG; encoded by the coding sequence ATGAACATCAAGCAAATTGCGAAAGACACAGCCAAGACGCTGCAAAGCTACCTGACATATCAGGCGTTGAGGACAGTGTTAGCTCAACTTAGCGAAACAAATCCTCCCTTGGCACTTTGGTTACAACGCTTCTCAGCAGACAAAATTCAAGATGGAGAAGCATACCTTCGGGAACTTTTCCAGGAAAAGCCAGACTTAGCTTTGCGAATCATGACTGTCAGGGAACACATAGGGGAAGAAATAACTGAATTCTTACCGGAAATGGTTCGTACTGGCATTCAGCAAGCCAATATGGAACACCGTCGCCAGCATCTTGAGCGCATTACGCAAATGAGTGATTCAACTCCCAGCCCAGAGCCAGAGCAAGAGAACGGTTAA